Genomic window (Rhododendron vialii isolate Sample 1 chromosome 4a, ASM3025357v1):
ACATGTAAAAAGGGGGAAAGAAATAGTAGCCAGCCAACCGCACAAAACGTGAGTGTGAAATGAAGTGTAAACCATCCGTTTGCACTAGTAGCCATACGTTGTAAAACTTGATTGATTCCCTGGCCCCAGGGGCCTAGTAGGGCATGCTTCAATATTTCTCATGAGAACTGATCCTTCCCTTTTTTGATACCCTCTCTCTCGTCCTCTGATCGTGAGGTAGAGAGGAATTCGAAACaggagaataacttattcatgtATCCGTGAATAAATTATTATGGAGCTCAATTTCgaccattcaaaagtgttttggaagaTTATCTATTAGTGGTAATAGATTGTTTTAATCCGGatcatccaaaatatttttgaatgaaTAATTTATTCACGGCTCTTGAAACAGGAGAGACAacatagagagagatgggacaCATTGCAGTCTCGTGTGTTAAAGACATATATATAGCAAAAATTCCGGActaaaaaaggagagagatttCAATTTTCATGCAGTACTAATTAGGGATGGAACTGGATCCTCCATCGGAAAATATTtatgtgcattttttttccaaatgaaTTCGGAACCGCACGTTTTCGATTTGGAATTTGTGTTTTTTCACTCTTATATGTTCTTTTATGCTGATGAACTTATCCATTCTTATCGAGGAAATCCAATTCTGATGAATCCAAGGACCCATGTGTATGGTTCTGTTTTCCCTTTGAAAAAGCGAAACAACGCCTTGGACTTGTGATCGAAAAAATTGCGCGGGGTGTGAATGTATAAAATAAGATCAATGCTAGGGTGCATCGAACATAGGAccgaaaaaaaatactaaactgTCTTTTTATCAATTAACGTTTGTGTCTGCCCGATGCATTGGAGCACTGTCGAACATAGGaccgaaaaaaaatattaaattgtCTTTTTATCAATTAACGTTTGTGTCTGCCCGATGCACTGGAGCACCGTCATGTGGTACCTCAAATTCATTTTCCACCACACATGTCTTTCAGTGGATAGAATGAGACCAGtgctagtttattttttttttttggtacaacgGAAAATGTGATCAATGCTAGTTTTGCATTGAACATGTGActgtaataaatatttttttttatgaactaGCATTGTGCTGGTTTAATACACgggatcaaaaataaataaattactgtgaatttttttattccatGCATCGAACGGACACAAACgccaattgaaaaataaactagtGATTGAGTTGTGTGGTCGGGGACCTCTCCTCGGTCTTCCTCCTTGCTTATTATACTGCCGAAGTAACATTAGGCCTTACCACGTATGATTTGCCTAACTTGAGATCGAGAAAAAGTTAGGACCAATTGCCATGTGCCCCATGATTCTTAATTTCCCATGCACATAATGCTCAAGATCCACTTCGGCACTTCCCACATATTTTATTGGCTcagaaatgaaacaaaattgctCCATTTTGTCGAGCATTTGAAAAGTGGTCCCACTTAATTTAATGGTTATTTTTGGGTACAAACAGGTTcgaatttttttacttattttctcagAATCCTACTATATATATCACGAGTTGGCAATGCATTAAAATGGTACTCCATAATGCTGCATGCATCAAGACAGAGAATCCTTAGCGATCCTCACGCCGCACAACAGTGTTTTAAGCTTTCGTATCTAATTAATGGTACATAATCGTGCTTGCGAGACTCTTAGGCTTTCTTGATTTACCTCGGATCGGATTTGAGCTATATCGAATTCATATCTATCGATTTAGATCGAACCCGGTCGATTGAAGGGCCTAGACAAGATTGTGAACCACAATACCATGAGTCACAATAGCTCTGGGCCAAGAAAGACAAGTAATGAATTACGATAGCAGACCCTATATTTTATCTAAGTTCCACTTTTGGTCTCTCGAGATCGAAAATGAGCTCCTTTGTACGATATTCACCACAATTGACATTGGGGACCACGTCAAGAAGGAAATGAAAGTGCAACTCTTGAATTGATGATATCGAATCTCTAAGGAGCAATGAGCAAATACCGCGAAAAGTTGTGGGAACATTAGTGTGCTTCGCCCAAACAATGTCCATGTCAAAATTTAGACCTCTCCCCATGTGTGTGGAGAAAATGTGAAAAAGTTGGCAAGAGTGGTGCCACCCCTCTTCTGGAAATCCACTCTCCTAGTCCTTTTCTGGTGTCACGGTTGTGAACATATCCCACCCCATATTTCCAGAAATCCTGAACAATGAAAATCATGTTTTAGGTTGTTTCAAATCTTGAAGGGGTAATACAGTAACGATCAAAAGGCCCTACCGAAGTCCCTCGCACGAGCTCttccttccattttcctttATAGGCTcttcgaagagagagagagagagagagagagagagagagagagagagagagagagaggagtgattTCTCAACAAATCTCACCAATGAAAatccacattttttttcttcaattctcaTCCTTCATCACAATTTCTCACCTCTTTTAGCTATCCAAACAAATTACTTAGTTCTCCTGTCGTTTCTTTTTCCAAATGGGCTGTACATGTTACTGTAACCGCATGCATCCCATATACGAATCCTTCTCAAAGTGTAAAGCTCAATTGCTGATAAATTGGCCTCCGGTGTCTAGGCAATGATCCTGCATGATGGCAACCAGAACAGAGGTACTGAGCACTCTGATTACTTGTTTGCACATCAATCTCCGTCTCctgttgtttctttttcctaATGGGCTGTACATGTTACTGTAACCGCATGCATCCTATATACGAATCCTTCTCAAAGTGTAAAGCTTATTTGCTGATAAATTTGCCTCCGGTGTCTAGGCAATGATCCTGCATGATGGCAACCAGAACAGAGGTACTGAGCACTCTGCTTACTTGTTTGCACATCAATCTCCGTCTCctgttgtttctttttcctaATGGGCTGTACATGTTACTGTAACCGCATGCATCCTATGTACGAATCCTTCTCAAAGTGTAAAGCTCATTTGCTGATAAATTGGCCTCCGGTGTCTAGGCAATGATCCTGCATGATGGCAACCAGAACAGAGGTACTGAGCACTCTGATTACTTGTTTGCACATCAATCTCCGGGCCCAATTCGCCACTGTTCTTAATGGAGTTCTGCGTTCCCCACGGAAGCTGAATGAGTCCTTCACCCAATAAGTTGGACTTCAAGCTAGACCATCCTCTTTTAGGATTTCCCATCAGCGAACTCTCATCGATTGACTGCAACTGGTTTCGGAGGATTTCATTATACTCAAGCAAACGGTCATATTCCAGTTCAAATTCTTCTGTTTGCTTTATTAGGGCCATCTCCTTAGCTTTTGCAGTATTGGCATGCTTTGCTTTTCTCTCATATTcaaattctaaattttttatcaTCGTCTTTAATGGAGCAATCCCTTTCTCCAAGGCTTTGAGACTCTCGGCATTTTGATGTTTCCTTTCTGCTAGCTGCTTCTTTTCGGATATGATCATCTGATTGAGTGAACTGTGCTCCCTTACAAGCTGGTGAAGTTTGTCTCTCATCATTGAAAGGCATGGCAAGAATCCTGAATGTGAAAAACCATAACCAACTAATATCAGAGAGTTCCAGTTAAGGAGTGATTGGATAACAGGCAAAGAATATAAATGTTTTGATTGGTTCCCATCTTTGAGAAATTCATTTTTCTCTATGCACGTTTCTCaataattttctctatctatctctccactcattacatcaaaaatatttttcaaagatgGAAACCGAACAAAGGATAAATAACTCTGGGATACAAACAATAGATACTTTCTTTGAGAACATGTGTCAAGGTCTGCAGATGGGAAATGGAAGCAGAAGCCCTATAAATGGAAGTACACCAATTCTCATCCCACAGCTAACTACGCAGCATACCTCAATTACCTGAGTTTACACAAATCAGCAAAGACTTCAAGCCTACCGGATGAAGCTATAATCGCCATGTTAGATGATCCATGGACACTGATCAATGACTAGCACTAACTTCTAGCTAGCTAATTTCTACAGGATTCACAAAATGTGATGAAACGGTCCATTACATGAACAACTCGATTTGAAGACATAAGCATGGATCAAAAGTCTGAAGCACTTCACTAGAGAAAAATACAAGCGTGTGAACTACGAAACCTCTCAAAAAATCACAAGAAAACCGAGATACATAAACTTCTAAGGCCATCTCCAATACTTACAGTTCTTTTCTAATGAGTAGAATATAGTATATTGGTAATAAAAGCTTGATTTGATATGATGCATTCCATTCCTCActcctattaaaaaaaaaaaaaaaactcttattttctaatcaaaacttttcaaaaacttccCAACTTTTCCCCCAATGGTCAAATCCTCCTTCAACCATTTCTTCATGAAAGAACACTCACTTCAATCCTTACACTTTCAAAAAGTTCATCAAACTTCAGTAAAAAACAATAGGTGTATTAACTATTGTGCATTTGCATTATAAAGGATTTGGTTAACCCTGGGTCGATGAAGAAATTCCCAGTGCTTTGGCACAAATTTGATGGAAGGGATGGAGTTCACCTACCTTTCCCACTAAGTCCAATGTGAGGACCTTTCAATTGACGATGCGCTCTGTCGTCCAGGGCTCAACCTTGGACAGGCAGTGGAACTGGAAACTACCAAGGTAGAGTATGGTAGGGGCTTCCAAAATCGCAATTGgggtgaaaaaataaagaatttctAACCATATTGTTATCCAATAATGAACATAAAgcaataaaatcaaatggaaaGGGAGAAGCTAGAGACCAATTCCATGGACGATTGGGTAAGCCCCAATTCTCATAACGGATACCCATGAAAAGTGAAGTCTTTCCCAGTCCCCACTACAAGCCAAACACAACCGTTTCTCTAATGCGAGAGATGAAGGCCgcattctccctaaatttaaatttttggtcCCGTAGATTTTCACTTTTCTTATTATTTGTTTATCTGttcgttgtaatttttgagattaatcatttgtctcaaAGGAATCAGAAAATCATAAGAATACataccaaaattgaaaaaaattcataagacTACactaaagagagaaaaaaatataagttgTTTGGTACTTTTACCATCCTTAGTgaactgcttttttttttttttattgcttttgaTTATAATATTTAACTTCTTAGACTTCTCTCACCGAGACGGTACTCTTCTCCGGATCACCAATTACTACATCCACAACATCCTAATTTTCTTTAGAAGCTCCATAGGCCGAGCTCTCTCTTGGTTGGCACGTTCATGACCAAATAACACATTTCCATGTATCCCCATTTTATCGAGTTGCAATcgtctcattttctttcttttagagTGTCTGTTTTAGGAGTGGAATGGAATCAATGAGTGTATGAGTGTTAGTGTTAGTCAAGAGTATTCCGAAGATGTGGGCATTCAGTTGAGTTTCCAGTATGTAGGCTCAAGCCACAATCAAGCCTGGATCCAGCCAACGAATCTGTTAAGAAGCTGGCTTGACAACAAGCTTAAGCCTGCTGCTATATATACCCAACTGTCAGGTCAAAGAAGATACCTTTTGATACAGCAGTCGTGAGCCATTCTTGTTATATCAGAATACCATTGAGGGCAATGGTTGATTCTATCTTGAAGATTCATGAATACTGGGTGCTAAAAGTTCATCTTCGAGAGGCTCTTTTCTTGTTCCTACTTCAACAACATCTGTGCGACATTCTTTCATGGAGTTCGAAAGGATTTTGGAAGGCATGAGGATTTGGAATTCGGCGATCATCAAGGGTAGGATGAACGTGGATTCGGCAAATAGTTCTTAGGACTCATGGAGAGGATACGCATTCATTTAGTAAGAATATTTGTAATCGTACATTTGTTTTAGTGCATGATTCATTCTCGTGGTTTTTAACCGAttttggggttttccacgtaaCTTTGGTGTCTCGTTCTTTGGTTGGTTTTGCTGTGGGATTGAAGTTATCTAGTAAAGCGAAATTATTACTCCTAGCATCACTTTAGAGAtttcatcttcttccttttaGGGATATTCAGGTGTCCGGGTCAGCTTTCGTGCACCTCGACTTATCTTGGGGACCAATCCTACCACTCAATTGCgggggtcccaattaaagcTAGAGCAAAGCTCTATATGGGCTGAccccaaatgagttgatagcacctgttTTGAACCTGAGATTTTAGGAGAAAACAAACCCAAGTCTCAGGCCTTCACCACCAGGCCAACCTTGGGGTTCACAACATCCTAATTTTCAAACTAATGTCATCACTTTTCTCGTTacacaagaaaagaacaagaattgaATCACAAAACTAACACAGCAAAAGAAGCAGCATTTCGAAACGAAACAAATACAGCTAAGGCTGAGCTTCCCTACAGGACTAAATGGGCTTATTTTGCTTTTCACAAAATACAAAGGGAAATAAGCCCCATTAGCCCGTTCGCCCCGTCGGGAAACTCACCCTCTAAGTCTAGAACACATTAGTCTCAGTGCTGAAATAGTCGAATTTACCCAAAAGAGACGCTCGTAGCGCCTTATCCGCGACGAGAAATTGGCCCAGCGGATCAACCGAATCGCCACGGATCAAAAAGTCACGGACCGTGATCAGTATTGCGAGCAAAATCCCCTCGACGGTTGTCAATATAACAAGGCGGCGGCTCCCTTGATTCAGCCTATCCAGAGTCGCAATCGCAAGCTTCTGAAGAGGGGTTTCGAAAACGAGGCTCAGAGCCAGTGCTATCTCTATGAGTAGCTCGATGAGTACAAGGGTAGACAGCAGTTGAATAGTAACTTGAATCATGGAATCGGAAAACAAAGAACCCGTATGCCAATTTGTTCAGCAGAAGAGAGTGGAGAAATTAGGAATCCTCTTTAGGATGGTTTTTTCAATACCTTCGTTGGGTAAATTACATGAACTCACTGGAGGAGGTTATTAATACAATTGTAATAATAGAAGATATAGGATTGTAATAAAGGAAGTGGAACGGTAAGCCAAGGTATGTCATGAAAATACGAAATTGCCCATTGTAGGATTACTTTTGTAATTTGAATTGAAGAATATGATCGTCATTTtgtcttgtttgaaagatctaaaAGAATGTAGGATGACTAGCCAAACCACAATATGAAATTACCAATTTGTCCTTGTAGTTTTGCAATGGTGGAGTTAAAATATGAGTATATTTTAGGTATTTCAATGTTAGGATTTTTgctttaacaaaaagaaaatgaggttCTTTATTTCCCCTAATTTAAGggatattattttttataggtaaaaaaaaaatcattcttttccCTAATTGAAGGGATATTGTTTTTtaaaggtacaaaaaaaaaaatctttctttttcctaatttaagGCAAGCCAAGCTACCATATTAAAAGATAAAATTACCCTTGTAGATTTCgtctttcaaaatttttttggatgtccTGAGTTGAGATTATTTTAGGTCATattttgcttagtcaagaaaaAAAGGCTTTTTGAGgatattttagatattttgggTCCTTCTTTGTTTAGTCAAGATGAATTGACTTTTTAGGAATATTTTAAGTCCtactttgcttagtcaagaagaaaaggtttTTTCGAGAGTATTTAAGGTTATCCTTTGCttagtaaaaaagaaaagacttttcAATGGTATTTTAGGTCCCCTTTTGcctagtcaagaagaaaatgcattTCATGggtattttagatattttagGTCCCTCTTTGctttgtcaagaagaaaaagatttatacatcttctcaatctaaccattagaaagaaatctctctctctctctctctctctctctctctctctctctctctctcctagatCTCCCCCGATCTGTCTCTCGTCGATCCCTCTATAATTCAGATGAAGATATACACATTAATTTCTCAATCGTAAATTCTTACACACGAAGAAAAAAGCAACTATGTGGTCAGATTCTCTTAGATTTCATAACCCTAGACTATGATTTTGTTAGAACTTCTTCAAATCATAAGTATTTTGAGTGGTCTCTTCTTTCAAGGGTTTtctaattgttttacttttatggTTCTGTTTTTTTCAACATCAAGGCTCGATAGTTTGTTGTGTACTCTTAGCAAATCGAGCTCTAATTTTGTTCGATATTTTTGGAGAAAGGCTCTCATGCGGCAAGGTTTTacagttatttttcaaaacacactgACGAAAAAGCCTCATTATTTGCACAGTTTTAGAATCTAATTCATGACTTTATCTTAATTATTGTTGCTATTGTTTGAGAAggaatttatattttaatccaaagatatttctttgatctatgtttatgcaatatttaatttgttctGATGAAATCAGAAATACCGTTCCTTATagtaatccttttttttaacaaggtTGAGCTATTTGTGACTTTTTTCAGTTTTAATGCATATGTTGGATTAAATTACTTGCATGATCTATGAAATTACAATagtcttaattaattatttgagtctacaaaattaaaaatattttggtactccaaaatagtgttctatatgttattttttttgtactagAACTCCTTTTGTATTGCTTATAAAAtactatcttcttcttttttgttgttgtaaaaaTGACTTTTCATTCAATTACTTACTCTTACGACTTCTTTATTTCCATAACAATATATTAATTTGAACTATCTTACATACATGAACAATTAGTAGTTATGCCAATGAGAACACAACAGCGTGCGAAGCACGTTGAATTACACTCGTAATAGTAGAAGAAATACACTAACGTTTATGTTGGGGTTAGGTTGGGAATTACGAACACCACCATTAGCGTGACACAAAGTTAGAGAGTTTGGAATGATTAATTTTTGACATGAAAACGAATGTGACACGATCAGCCAGCTCAAAATTAAAACGAAAGAAATACGGATTAAACTCTTGTAACTTGTCTAGGACACGGATAACAATTTACTGTAACTTTTTGTGTTGACCTGTTAACCGAGAAATGTGTTTCTATCTACTCTCTAATAAGATTAATTTTGGTTCCTTTAAATTTCCTAAACAGAAGATTTGAAGATTACCTGTCACTCTTAGCCCTTAAGAAAGTGtgctttacctattttccaaaataatacGTAATTGCTCAACTTGTGTAGCAAGATACTCCCAAtataattatgaaaaaaaaaaagaagacgtGCATATTATTTTACATTCCGCTATAGATTATTTTTTAAGACCAACCGCAAAAATTTATATGAATTTATCTATTTGGACACAAAAATCCGAATCACAAAATTTAACAAACGGGTCTTAAGGACCgtgtcatttttcttgtttcacCTGAGAGAAAGGGAGTGCtgttagaaaaaagaagaacttATCTCAGAATTCTACACAATTGATCGGAGCCGCACAActtatttaaaatatatttttaaaggtCCCGATAAAATATTAGTTTagtcggatatcggtaagagcttgatcaattcttggataaattctagGCCAGTCCAAAAAATTGTCCCTGAATTTCTATTAAGGAGCATGAcccatttttatttacttgcaaAGTCTAGATAGAAAAGTATGGACCTTTTCTCTTCTTGATGGTGCATTTTCAAATTGAGCTGAAGTTTTTAGGAATATAGACCAATTAGTTAGATTGGCCCGTAATTTATCCTTGTATTAAACCTCAAGGTACGCAGCGACGTTCGATATAGTGCAATATATTCTCATGTATACTTTCTCTATCCATGTGTAGGCAGGATGATCTCTCTGCTTCAGTTAAGTTCAACTTCATTTGCACTACATTTGGTTTGCtaggaaaacaaagaaagaaagataattgGAGATTTTTTGAGCTtatgagagcatctccagccttccccatattttttctcaaatttgagtcaaattttgggtaaaaacccattttgggtagacacatctccaaccatcaaatccaaattttacacatctctctctttctctctttctaacaagtcgttggagaaatgggtcaagacaaaagttgtctcagatttgggcaaaaaaatgggtaaaacccaaaatggggaaaggtttgggtcaaagattggagagagatttctgtcatttttgccccatttttaaatttgagtcttaaaatgggtcaagactGGAGATTCTCTGAGAGAGTATCAACTTTGGTTTGATGCAGTAAGATCAAGCTTCTGTTTTTGGTTGTTACGCGAAAAGGAGTTGGGCCCCATTCCGTTAAAGGGAAATAAGTAAGAACTTATTTTATGAATTAGAGGTgaaggtgatgtattatgagagaatgaatAGTATACGGTTCATACATTTTTTTCATCAGCCAGAGAGGGTGCTAGCGTTGACGCCTAAAGCAGAAAATTTATGTGAGGTCCTTAATATCGTTTTAGTTATTTTAAAAAGCTCGTATCAGATGAAGCAATAAAGCGTTTTCGTGTATAAGTTCTGGAATTTGTTCGCAATAGTTTAAGGAGCTGATTGGGATTTTTTTAACTGGTTTTTGTGAAAAGATTCGGAAAATTATGAGCGGAATTATTACTTTAATTTAAAGAGCTGATTGGGGCCGTGTTCATCCGGTGGGGGAAGAGGCTGTGAAACATGGCTACTTCAAAACCGTAGTCCCACTTGATACACATGATGCTAATTCCTACATTAAGTTTTCTAATTGTTGCAAATATTATGCTTTTCTCCAAGTTTCAAAACATAGTTCAATGATGTATTTTAGGCATACCGTACACTATTTTGTTCTAGTTTTCGTTTGTATCGCACGTGTACCCGAAACTCTACCCCAGCACAGGTACCCGTGGCTGTGCTCTTACATGTACTTCATAGGAGATGGGCATAAAGATTACCTGTTTATTTCCCGAAATGTATAAATGATGGATCTGTACACCATTGATATGTGTCTTGTGTGGTATATGCATCTACATGTATAGTCCTGTGTTGGTACTACGAAAATTGGGTTATCATTCGAGCACCCGAGCTTCCTTAAATTTTTCATTATTGACTCAGCAACCAAACAGAGGACATTGATTTGACTTCGTTCAACATTTATTATGCTGCTGTTATTTGGAGATAAAAGTCTATTGCGAAAGTATAGATCAATAATGATTTGGTATCTCTGGATATGTGTATTGAAGTTGAGTTGATCTGATCACTGTGGGAGGCATGGTGTGGGGTATTATTCGGTGTAAAGTTGCTTCCAGGGGCTTTTCTTGCTCAGTAAGATCCAAAACCCCAAACCTGGATTAATTCTTATCATTTTGCATGAATTTGTTACCATACAGTTCTATCTCTTGAAGTTGTCTGCTTCACATAGTTGACATTATACTGCTTTGGTTTCCAAAAATGCTCCTTTTTAAGCTCCTTTTTTAGTCCATTAAAGAGCTAAACTAGGAATCATTCTTATTTGTTCGTTAAGAACCAAGCAATGCAACAATGGAGGTCATTCTAGCTTTGGAAATAGAGAGAGGGAGTATAAGGTGGCAAAATTTGAACGGAAGAGATTCCAAGTTTCATGCCAGCataatttagttttcaattcaAGCATAGGTGGTTACATTGTCTAGAATACTTTGTTTATCTAGTCATTGTTTTCTGCCAAGCCCATGATGTGGTTGTATCAGGTAGTTGGACGGCCAGTGCAGAGATATCGGTGTCCAGCGTCAGCGGCAAGATGCTACACAACAGCAGTAAAAGAGGTACTGATTGCTGAAACTACCTGCTTATGTACTTCTACAGTTTGGAAGCTATTCATTTCCTATTTGGTGCCTCTGGATGTCTTAGCTATTTGGTTGTCTCATCAATAGGCtgtgttaaatcaccaatcctaaCATTGACCGTATTCTTATTTTCCTTTAGCGTAGGGGTGCAACTTGAGTGGTGCCATTGGAGAATCTGACTAGGCCAACAAAATTTACCCTTTAGGGCTTGGATAGAGTAATTTTGCCAACCCAAACGGAACTCGGTTTGGGCTTGGTCAAAGTCACTCATACCTGGGCAATCCAAAACCATATGGCTATCATGCCTAATCATAGACAATAAACAATGAAAGTGACGAGTTCTCATAAGGCCCACTCATGCTGGAGCACTTTCTCTATGTACTGAGAACGGTTTAGGGTGGAACACTTGCCAGAGCATATGGATGTCAATTATGTTTTCACATTGGTGTTGGTTGACAGAATTCATTCCAGGGGAAAGCATTCAAATGTGTCCAGTGCTTCAGTTACCACATATTTAGGGGTAAGGTTatagaatgtttttttttttgtgggatgGATGATTGACAGAAAAGATTCTACATGTGCGGTCTGcttcttttcttgattctaaaattttagttttcccTCATTTCTGCTGTAGGTGGTCAAGATTATCCAATGCTAAAAAGGTTTGCATCTTTCTGCTGATAATTTTGCAAACTTGATTATAATGGCCAGTGCCCTCTATTTTTTGCTTCTTAGGAAGCTTATCATCTAAATACTGTGTCAACTTAGGTTGCCTAATATATCTGATCGTTGAAGGAACTTTTCTGCAACCTGCAGCTTAAACTAAGTAGATTTTCGGCTTTGAGATTTGCCCACTAGGCAAAGTTGTATATTTGCATAGTGTCGGAGAAACAACTGCCTGTGCAAACAAAGAAATATGAATGAAGTCTTTTAGGACATATGCAGTGGTTAATCTATCATATGAATAATCTTTGAACCTTCTTGCCTTCCTTTTTTCCTGCAGGGAAATCGCATTTCAAGCTGAGTTCTCCTTCAAAATTGGGAGCAGGTCCTTTTCTTCTGATCATGGTACTATACCTCTATGCTTGCCCAAGTGACCATGGTTTTGGTGTATTTACGCGTAAAACCTCGTATCTCTCCTCTTTCTAGATGCTTGTATGCTAGAAAATTCACCACTTTATGTTTCTCATTTCCTGACATTGTGTTTTCTCATCTATTTTCTCACGTGTTGTAGGCGACCTTGTCGAAACTGTTGTCCCTTATATGGGTCAATCAATTTCTGATGGCACTTTGGTGAAATTCTTGAAGAGTACGTTGTCTAGTGACCATCTTCTTTTGATCTCATACGTTAATAGATTTTCATTCTACTTATATGTGGtcaaatgaaaatgcaaaacaaGTTATTTGAGTTCTGGAACCTTGTTCATTTGTACAAGGACAGAACCTGGTGACAGAGTTCATGTCGATGAGCCTATTGCTCAAATTGAAACTGACACAGTAGATTCTCTTACTCGTACGTGTCTTGAGCGTTGCAAATTTTCTTCTCAAACAGAACCTAATTGATCTCTTAACCTCTCTTTACCA
Coding sequences:
- the LOC131323036 gene encoding uncharacterized protein LOC131323036, whose amino-acid sequence is MIQVTIQLLSTLVLIELLIEIALALSLVFETPLQKLAIATLDRLNQGSRRLVILTTVEGILLAILITVRDFLIRGDSVDPLGQFLVADKALRASLLGFLPCLSMMRDKLHQLVREHSSLNQMIISEKKQLAERKHQNAESLKALEKGIAPLKTMIKNLEFEYERKAKHANTAKAKEMALIKQTEEFELEYDRLLEYNEILRNQLQSIDESSLMGNPKRGWSSLKSNLLGEGLIQLPWGTQNSIKNSGELGPEIDVQTSNQSAQYLCSGCHHAGSLPRHRRPIYQQMSFTL